The proteins below are encoded in one region of Dehalobacter sp.:
- a CDS encoding rhodanese-like domain-containing protein — protein MRFKRVFVLFMALILVLSLAACGKNAPTATPGPESAPTQQTDRIDEQKATLFVNADWLKANLEKTVVIDVRTDKEYADGHIPGAVNAVWQTFANVKGKPGDPAWGTLLPKEELAAAIGKLGVNGDKMAVVYGQPPGWGEEGRVLWTFNVAGIKNVKILDGGLSAWKNAGGAINNAQVSPIPVTFSISALDEQINATQDWIVANQKNIKIVDVRTDKEWAGATDFGEARGGHLPGAIHLAFEEMFNNDGTLKSSQELKALFTGAGLKTDDTIVTYCTKGIRSGHMAMVLKMVGFEKARNYDASFYEWSGNKNLPLEK, from the coding sequence ATGAGATTTAAAAGAGTATTTGTTTTATTTATGGCTTTAATTCTAGTCCTTAGTCTTGCGGCTTGCGGTAAGAACGCTCCGACTGCCACGCCTGGACCTGAATCGGCTCCCACTCAACAGACTGACCGGATTGACGAACAAAAAGCCACGCTATTTGTGAATGCCGACTGGTTGAAGGCTAATTTAGAAAAAACCGTTGTAATCGATGTTAGAACAGACAAAGAATATGCCGATGGACATATTCCGGGAGCTGTGAATGCGGTATGGCAAACCTTTGCCAATGTCAAAGGAAAACCGGGGGATCCTGCCTGGGGTACACTTTTACCAAAGGAAGAACTGGCAGCAGCCATCGGTAAATTAGGAGTGAATGGAGACAAAATGGCAGTGGTTTATGGCCAACCACCGGGCTGGGGTGAGGAAGGCCGCGTACTTTGGACTTTTAATGTAGCCGGAATAAAAAACGTCAAAATTCTTGATGGCGGTTTATCGGCTTGGAAGAATGCCGGTGGGGCTATAAATAATGCTCAGGTAAGCCCTATTCCTGTGACTTTCAGCATATCCGCGCTTGATGAACAGATTAATGCGACACAAGACTGGATTGTGGCCAACCAGAAAAACATCAAGATTGTGGATGTTCGCACAGACAAAGAATGGGCTGGCGCTACAGACTTTGGTGAGGCACGGGGCGGACACCTACCGGGAGCCATTCACCTAGCCTTTGAAGAAATGTTTAATAACGACGGAACATTAAAAAGTTCCCAAGAACTGAAAGCTCTCTTTACCGGTGCAGGATTAAAAACTGATGATACGATCGTAACTTATTGCACCAAAGGGATTCGTTCAGGGCATATGGCTATGGTTTTAAAAATGGTTGGTTTTGAAAAAGCCCGTAATTATGATGCGTCATTTTATGAGTGGTCAGGAAATAAAAATCTGCCTCTTGAAAAATAG
- a CDS encoding DUF3231 family protein, producing MVSIFKRNSLETVDIITAFNLWNTLRARYGSIETFQMYKNFIHDRDFDLLLNQFLSTFLKESKILEEEAARYSVTLPKRPAADLKIDKKVDELTDKFIYRKIFEDLVTEMYALARAYRTSTTNDRVRELFKEALLGHASQFQLLYKYGKLKSWEDNPPAYKPPKPMKKEELSVSEAFHIWDHLNFRYDQLELTQFYGSFAHDPSFKVMLEMGIKILKKQIELFEQLSLKYNVPVPERPPAKIVQRVDPEAMEDIFMYRILLAGIQDSVDLHMRAVLETVRNDHLREIFIDLFKVEMSTYDKILVYGKAKGWTKVPPMYGELV from the coding sequence TTGGTATCAATTTTTAAAAGAAACAGCCTGGAAACAGTTGATATTATTACAGCGTTCAATTTATGGAATACTCTTAGAGCTCGCTATGGAAGTATAGAAACATTTCAGATGTATAAAAACTTTATTCATGACCGTGATTTCGATCTTCTACTCAATCAATTCTTGAGTACCTTTTTAAAGGAATCAAAGATTTTGGAGGAGGAAGCAGCCCGCTATTCGGTAACTTTACCCAAGAGACCTGCTGCGGATCTTAAGATTGACAAAAAGGTCGATGAGCTTACAGACAAATTTATTTACAGAAAAATATTTGAAGATCTAGTAACTGAAATGTATGCTTTAGCTAGGGCTTATCGGACCTCGACGACGAATGATCGTGTGAGGGAACTGTTTAAAGAGGCCCTTTTAGGCCACGCTTCACAGTTTCAGCTCTTATATAAGTATGGAAAACTTAAAAGCTGGGAGGACAACCCCCCGGCTTATAAGCCCCCCAAACCCATGAAAAAAGAGGAGTTATCAGTCAGTGAAGCCTTCCATATCTGGGATCATCTGAATTTTAGATATGACCAGTTGGAGTTAACCCAGTTTTACGGAAGTTTTGCCCATGACCCGAGCTTTAAAGTAATGTTGGAGATGGGAATTAAAATTCTCAAAAAGCAGATCGAGCTATTTGAGCAACTGTCTCTAAAATACAATGTCCCTGTACCTGAAAGACCACCTGCTAAAATCGTGCAACGCGTAGATCCGGAAGCCATGGAAGATATATTTATGTATAGAATACTTCTCGCAGGGATTCAGGATTCTGTGGACCTGCACATGAGAGCCGTATTAGAAACGGTAAGAAATGATCACCTGCGCGAAATATTCATCGATCTATTCAAAGTCGAAATGAGTACGTATGATAAAATTCTGGTATACGGAAAAGCGAAAGGTTGGACAAAAGTACCGCCTATGTATGGAGAGTTAGTATAA
- a CDS encoding DUF3231 family protein has product MGSLLKKISGEEVIDIFAAFNLWNSLRARYGSIETLQLYRNFIHDRDFDLLLSHFLDTFIKESTVLEDEAARHAVTLPKRPAVDIRIDKKLDELTDRYIYRRIFEDLITQMMVLGRAYRTTTNHDRLRELFKNALLGHAYQFQTLFKFGKLKSWEDNPPAYKTSKPMKNEDLSISEAFHLWDHLNFRYDRLELVNYFIRSTHDTSFIAVLDMGLVILKKQIGTIEELCLKYSVHVPERPPAEMVQPIDPEVMDDQFMYRILLLGIQNSVDMHMRAVLEMVRNDSLREIYIDFFKAEMSSYDRFLKYGKAKGWIKVPPMYGELV; this is encoded by the coding sequence GTGGGTTCTCTGTTAAAAAAAATATCCGGTGAAGAAGTTATTGATATCTTTGCAGCCTTCAATTTATGGAATTCCTTAAGAGCGCGTTATGGAAGTATTGAAACCCTTCAGCTGTATCGAAACTTTATCCACGACCGCGATTTTGATCTTCTGCTTAGTCATTTCTTAGATACTTTTATAAAGGAATCTACGGTATTGGAAGATGAAGCAGCCCGCCATGCGGTAACCTTACCGAAGAGACCGGCAGTGGATATTCGGATCGATAAAAAGCTGGATGAGCTTACAGACAGATATATTTACAGGAGAATATTTGAAGACCTGATTACGCAAATGATGGTTCTTGGCCGGGCTTATCGGACCACGACAAATCATGACCGGCTCAGAGAACTTTTTAAGAATGCTCTGTTAGGTCACGCTTATCAATTTCAAACATTATTTAAATTTGGCAAATTAAAGAGCTGGGAGGATAATCCTCCGGCTTATAAGACCTCTAAACCAATGAAAAATGAGGATTTATCCATCAGTGAAGCTTTCCATCTTTGGGATCATCTTAATTTTAGATATGACCGGTTGGAATTAGTCAATTACTTCATTCGTTCTACCCATGACACCAGCTTTATCGCTGTCTTGGATATGGGCTTGGTAATTCTCAAAAAGCAGATCGGAACAATTGAGGAACTGTGTCTAAAATATAGTGTCCATGTGCCTGAAAGGCCACCCGCTGAAATGGTACAGCCCATAGATCCGGAAGTCATGGACGACCAATTTATGTATCGGATTCTTCTCTTGGGAATTCAGAATTCTGTGGACATGCACATGCGGGCGGTACTGGAGATGGTAAGAAATGACAGTCTGCGCGAGATATATATCGATTTTTTTAAGGCCGAAATGAGCTCGTATGATCGATTCCTAAAATACGGGAAAGCGAAAGGCTGGATAAAAGTACCGCCCATGTATGGCGAGTTAGTATAA
- a CDS encoding PAS domain-containing protein has protein sequence MPNDLNTTESLPIVGIGTSAVGEKAFKAFFENIPGDCGMAFVIVGCHEMKVQVLQEYTAMPVLAVKDEMKLIPNHVFLCPEDKDTGVVRGDFYLREPLPNPRKPLDYFFSALAYDQGENAICILLSGTGNDGALGLKEIKAQFGLAMIEDAGLAGCADSTGSTPGWGSADYVLPIEKMGGQLLVHSKWLQSRASQSMSENLGKNAEIIKRVLFIIQMHNGHDFSLYKKGTIYRRIESRMRFCHIQDLDEYVHYLQKNAVEVETLFKAILINVTRFFRDPEAFQVLENQVIPGLLADKPEGYNLRIWIPGCSSGEEVYSLAILIQEYMNRSRKNMTLQIFATDIDEEAVLTARTGLYPLSIADDIRPERLKRFFKLEENQYRISKEIRGTIIFASHNLIKDPPFIKVDMICCRNLLIYFENSLQKKIANLFHFSLLPDGILFLGPSESFGNNTNLFTVVNSKWKLYKRLDVMSRPWTTLLPGSSLVTAARATAGLTSVAGLEKSGMINSIEKMLLESYTPACFIVNERGDIIYINGRSGKYFELAAGEASLNIATMVKEEMRYSIRAALRQAAKNKEDLTIEGVKVIINDEQVTLNFSVKPIAEPETLMGLILVIFEEVSALPIDIPLNNNHDSAPATVTRIGELENELQNTKVQLFKTIEEIELSYMETTAANEELHSANEELQSSNEEMETSREEMQSLYEEVVTVNNELQNKLNELSQSNDDMANLFNSAEIAFIFLDRNLNIMRYTPLAPKMVHIIPSDVGRPLAHLVSRLRNEDIVSEAEKVLATNVKTEKEVVTLDGVWHLMRMTPYRTSENLVAGVVVSFVDISKLKSLDLLNLELRKGRDYANNIIEALNDPLLVLNDDFKVLSANMAFYHFFQVKPFETEGCFLPQLGSGQWNIPDFIEKLSSIITEGTSYRNFRVEYGFPDIGHKIISIDAHRINSKKPAADLILLVFRDITGDK, from the coding sequence ATGCCAAACGACTTGAACACAACCGAGAGTCTTCCAATTGTGGGAATCGGAACCTCGGCTGTTGGCGAGAAGGCCTTTAAGGCTTTTTTTGAAAATATACCGGGCGACTGTGGGATGGCCTTTGTTATTGTCGGCTGTCACGAAATGAAGGTTCAGGTCCTGCAGGAATACACCGCGATGCCTGTTTTAGCGGTTAAAGACGAAATGAAGCTGATACCCAATCATGTGTTCCTCTGCCCGGAAGATAAAGATACCGGAGTTGTACGGGGTGATTTTTATTTAAGGGAACCTCTTCCTAATCCGCGCAAACCATTGGACTATTTTTTTAGCGCTCTAGCCTATGACCAGGGTGAAAATGCAATCTGTATCCTACTTTCCGGCACAGGTAATGATGGCGCACTGGGCTTAAAAGAAATCAAAGCGCAGTTTGGTCTGGCAATGATTGAAGACGCGGGCTTAGCTGGCTGTGCTGATTCCACCGGCAGTACCCCGGGTTGGGGATCTGCAGATTATGTATTACCGATTGAGAAGATGGGCGGCCAGCTCCTTGTCCATAGTAAGTGGCTGCAAAGCAGAGCTTCGCAGAGTATGAGTGAAAATTTGGGTAAGAACGCTGAAATAATAAAAAGAGTGCTTTTTATTATCCAAATGCATAACGGACACGATTTCTCTCTTTACAAAAAAGGCACGATTTACCGGCGGATAGAAAGCAGAATGCGCTTTTGCCATATTCAAGATCTGGATGAGTATGTTCACTATTTGCAGAAAAACGCGGTAGAAGTGGAAACCCTTTTCAAAGCGATATTGATTAATGTAACCCGTTTTTTCCGTGACCCTGAAGCATTCCAGGTTTTGGAGAATCAAGTGATTCCAGGTTTACTGGCGGACAAGCCGGAAGGATATAACCTGCGAATATGGATTCCCGGATGTTCCAGCGGAGAAGAAGTCTACTCCCTGGCAATCCTCATCCAGGAATACATGAATAGATCGCGGAAGAATATGACCCTGCAGATCTTCGCTACAGATATTGACGAAGAGGCAGTACTAACGGCCAGGACCGGCTTATATCCCTTAAGCATCGCGGACGATATCCGCCCTGAGCGTTTAAAACGCTTTTTTAAGCTGGAAGAAAATCAATATCGGATTTCAAAGGAGATCCGGGGAACCATCATTTTTGCTTCGCATAATCTTATTAAAGACCCGCCTTTCATAAAGGTGGATATGATCTGTTGCCGGAACCTTTTAATTTACTTTGAAAATTCCTTGCAAAAAAAGATTGCCAACCTTTTTCACTTCAGCCTTCTGCCCGATGGCATCCTCTTTTTAGGCCCCTCCGAATCTTTTGGAAACAATACAAACCTTTTTACAGTGGTCAACAGTAAATGGAAATTATATAAGCGTCTGGATGTCATGTCCAGGCCCTGGACAACTTTACTTCCCGGTTCGTCTTTAGTCACGGCTGCGAGGGCTACTGCGGGTTTAACAAGCGTTGCAGGATTGGAAAAATCAGGTATGATCAATTCGATCGAAAAAATGTTGTTAGAAAGCTATACCCCGGCCTGTTTTATTGTTAATGAAAGGGGAGATATCATCTATATCAATGGCCGCAGCGGAAAATATTTTGAATTGGCGGCAGGAGAAGCCAGCCTGAACATCGCGACCATGGTCAAGGAGGAAATGCGCTATAGCATAAGGGCGGCACTTCGTCAGGCTGCTAAAAATAAAGAAGATCTTACGATTGAAGGCGTGAAGGTTATCATTAATGACGAACAAGTCACGCTTAATTTTAGTGTTAAGCCGATAGCGGAACCTGAGACATTAATGGGTTTGATCCTGGTTATTTTTGAGGAAGTATCTGCCTTACCGATAGATATACCGCTAAATAATAACCATGACAGCGCACCAGCCACGGTAACGCGGATCGGCGAATTGGAGAATGAACTGCAGAATACAAAGGTTCAGCTATTTAAAACGATCGAAGAGATCGAATTATCCTACATGGAGACAACGGCTGCCAACGAAGAACTGCACTCCGCGAATGAGGAATTACAAAGTTCCAATGAAGAGATGGAGACTTCTAGGGAAGAAATGCAGTCCCTCTATGAGGAAGTCGTAACGGTTAACAACGAACTGCAAAATAAGCTGAACGAACTGTCCCAATCTAATGACGATATGGCGAATCTTTTCAACAGCGCTGAAATTGCCTTTATATTCCTGGATCGTAATTTGAACATTATGCGTTATACGCCATTAGCCCCCAAGATGGTCCACATCATTCCTTCCGATGTTGGCCGGCCCTTAGCCCATCTGGTATCAAGGCTCCGCAATGAAGATATTGTCAGCGAAGCGGAAAAAGTTTTGGCAACCAATGTAAAAACAGAGAAAGAAGTTGTGACCTTGGATGGCGTATGGCATCTGATGCGGATGACACCCTACCGGACTTCTGAAAACCTGGTGGCCGGGGTTGTGGTTTCTTTTGTTGATATCAGCAAGCTGAAGTCACTGGATTTACTGAACCTTGAGTTGAGAAAGGGACGTGATTATGCCAATAATATCATTGAGGCTCTCAACGACCCCCTCCTTGTGCTGAACGATGACTTCAAAGTTCTGTCGGCGAACATGGCTTTTTATCACTTTTTCCAAGTGAAGCCGTTCGAAACTGAAGGATGCTTCCTTCCTCAACTTGGCAGCGGACAATGGAACATTCCCGATTTTATAGAAAAACTGTCTTCCATTATCACGGAAGGCACCTCCTACCGAAATTTTCGGGTGGAGTATGGATTTCCGGATATTGGCCACAAAATCATTTCCATTGATGCCCACCGAATTAACAGCAAAAAGCCGGCTGCAGATTTAATCCTCTTGGTCTTCAGGGACATAACCGGGGATAAATAA